One region of Quercus lobata isolate SW786 chromosome 2, ValleyOak3.0 Primary Assembly, whole genome shotgun sequence genomic DNA includes:
- the LOC115968263 gene encoding uncharacterized protein LOC115968263 translates to MAVHSKNEALMCKVFLSSLGPVVKRWFNGLKTNSINSYKQLIQAFGSHFITNSRVPRPLSSLLSLSMREGETIKSYSDRYWEMYNEMDGKFDDVTISTFKSSLPTEHSLRKSLIGKLVTSIRQLMDRIDKYKRVEEDQLQGKDKAKVVPKERRDFRSDRFNNNHRLMRDFVGQLGLANA, encoded by the coding sequence ATGGCCGTCCACTCTAAGAACGAAGCTctgatgtgcaaggttttcCTGTCCAGTTTAGGACCTGTAGTGaagaggtggttcaacggcttGAAGACGAACTCTATAAATTCCTATAAGCAACTCATCCAAGCATTTGGCTCTCATTTCATTACGAACAGCCGGGTTCCTCGACCCCTGAGTTCTTTGTTGTCATTATCCATGCGTGAGGGAGAAACCATAAAATCGTACTCGGACAGATATtgggaaatgtataatgaaATGGATGGAAAATTTGATGACGTCACCATTAGCACTTTTAAAAGCAGCCTCCCAACCGAGCACagcttgaggaaatccttgattGGCAAGCTTGTCACCAGCATACGCCAACTTATGGACCGAattgacaaatacaaaagagtggaggaggACCAGTTGCAAGGGAAAGATAAGGCGAAGGTTGTCCCCAaagagaggagggacttcagatCGGATCGATTTAACAACAACCACCGACTAATGAGAGACTTTGTAGGGCAACTTGGACTTGCTAATGCATAG